In a genomic window of Comamonadaceae bacterium OTU4NAUVB1:
- a CDS encoding tripartite tricarboxylate transporter substrate binding protein, translated as MIAFTSLALSSGRRAAFASLVSLVVLAAGAGPALAQDAAAWPDRPVRIVVPFPPGGAADIYARMVAQKLSDAWGQRQPVVIDNRAGAGGVIGTDVAAKAPADGSTLLMVTIGHAVNPSMYARLPYDSRADLVPVGVVAQVPSVVVASPSLKGKTLAEVLAMTRAQPESLQYASSGVGTTSHVGAALIESMAGVRMIHVPYKGAAPALQDVMGDRVALSVDIITSSLPLVRSGKLVPLAVTGGRRSPKLPDVPTVAEAGVPGYEFVSWYMLLAPAKTPRPVLEKLNAELRRMVAQPDFKARVEDTGGEVASLTLEQSSDYLDAEFARWTRVVRERGIKAD; from the coding sequence GTGATCGCATTCACTTCCCTTGCCCTGTCCTCCGGCCGCCGTGCCGCCTTCGCTTCCCTCGTGTCCCTCGTCGTCCTGGCCGCGGGCGCCGGCCCGGCCCTGGCGCAGGACGCCGCCGCCTGGCCCGACCGGCCGGTGCGCATCGTCGTGCCCTTCCCGCCGGGCGGGGCCGCCGACATCTACGCGCGCATGGTCGCCCAGAAGCTGTCGGATGCCTGGGGGCAGCGCCAGCCGGTGGTGATCGACAACAGGGCCGGCGCGGGCGGCGTGATCGGGACCGACGTGGCGGCCAAGGCACCAGCCGACGGCAGCACGCTGCTCATGGTCACCATCGGCCATGCGGTCAATCCCTCGATGTACGCCCGGCTGCCCTACGACAGCCGGGCCGATCTGGTGCCCGTCGGCGTGGTGGCGCAGGTGCCCAGCGTCGTCGTGGCGAGTCCGTCGCTCAAGGGCAAGACCCTGGCGGAGGTGCTCGCGATGACGCGCGCGCAGCCCGAGTCGCTGCAGTACGCGTCGTCGGGCGTGGGCACCACCAGCCACGTGGGCGCGGCCCTGATCGAGTCGATGGCGGGCGTGCGCATGATCCACGTGCCCTACAAGGGCGCGGCCCCGGCGCTGCAGGACGTGATGGGCGACCGCGTCGCGCTGTCGGTGGACATCATCACCTCGTCGCTCCCGCTGGTGCGGAGCGGCAAGCTGGTGCCGCTGGCCGTCACGGGCGGCCGGCGCTCGCCGAAGCTGCCGGACGTGCCGACCGTGGCCGAGGCGGGCGTGCCGGGCTACGAGTTCGTGTCCTGGTACATGCTGCTCGCGCCCGCGAAGACGCCCCGGCCGGTGCTCGAGAAACTCAACGCCGAGCTGCGCCGCATGGTGGCCCAGCCGGACTTCAAGGCCCGGGTCGAAGACACCGGCGGCGAGGTGGCGAGCCTGACGCTCGAGCAGTCGAGCGACTACCTCGACGCCGAGTTCGCGCGCTGGACCCGGGTGGTCAGGGAACGCGGCATCAAGGCCGACTGA